Sequence from the Dysidea avara chromosome 5, odDysAvar1.4, whole genome shotgun sequence genome:
CCATTGAGTGCACAAACAACAACTTTGTCATTTTGTTGAGTAGGTATAATTATTCGCTAGTTAATTTGAAATATGTGCAAAATATTTGTTATCAATGAGATTAAAGTATATCCATTTACAGTTAAACTTCTTagcagtgtgtttgtgtgtgcatgtgcgtgtgttaGTCAGTTTTTTTTTAACACTATGTCAGTCAGCACCTCCACAAGGTGACCCACTGGCAATGGCTTTTAGCCAGCTAAGCTGACGATGATCACAGGGTTGCTACTGTGCGCCAAGTCCAGGATGCCGTCTGATGGTATCACTTATTACACACCAACCTGGTGTCCCTGTGGAGGTTTTGCAAGCCTCCCAGGAGGAAACTGAAGTCTGCACTTAGAACAGGCACCTTGTTGGACATTGTCATAATGCCAGGGCACATGCTGCTGCTGGAGTTTAATGGGTCCTCTAGTTTCCGTATGGTTATGCCATGAACATTGCTAGCAGACCAGATGTGCACTGGTGGCATAAATGTCAACCTTTGCTGCTGGATGTCCCTTCCGAATAGGAAGGTCGCATGACCTGAAGGAAGTTATATGCTTTTGCAGTAAAGATAAACCTATGCTGAGTTGCCTTACTATAATGTGGTTTCAAATATTTTCAAGTGACAGTGATCAGTTTGTGTTCAACCAGATTGATAGTTCTACTGTTTTTGCCCACCTGTCATCTCTTGATGTGAGAAAATCCACTGGCCCTGATGATTTATCTTCTAGATTTTTAAAGGAAGTTGCTAATGAGATTGCTGAACCATTGACTAGTTTGTTTAATTATCCATTACAGCAAAAAGTTGTGCCATCAGCTTGGAAGAGGTCTCACATTACGCCTGTACATAAGGGTGGTGCCCCTGATGACCCTTCTAATTATCGTCCTATTGCTGTCGTCCCTGTGGTCGCTAAGGTTATGGAGAAAATTGTCTCTACACAACTCAGCCAGTACCTTGAACAGAATAATTTGTAGCACCCACACCAGGGTGCTTATCGCTATGGTAAGTCTACTGAAGATATATTGTTATTGGCAGTTGATCATATTGCTACGTCATTGGATAAAGGCAGTGTAGTTTGTGCTGCGTTTATTGATTTGAGGAAGGCATTTGACTCACTTAATCACTGCCTGCTATTACAAAGAATTTCTGAACTTGGTGTTCACAGTACAGCAGTGGAATGGTTTAAAGATTATCTGTCTAACCGTTATCACAGAATTAAGTCATCTGCTACATTTTCATCGTGGAGACTTATGAAGGGTGGCATACCCCAGGGGAGTGCCCTGGGGCCGTTGTTGTTTTTAATTTATATGAATTCTCTTCCAGTACAGTTGGCCAATGGTTTACTTTTACAGTATGCAgatgatacaactattatttGTACTGGTGCCACCCCAGCTGCTGTACAAAATACTATGTGCTCTCAACTTTCATTAATACAATAGTGGATTTTACAGAGTAAAATGGAAATTAACTTCAAAAAATCTTCCGTTATGTGGTTTAAAGCCTCCAATCACTCCACAAAGTTTGCACATCCTTCTATATCTGTTGGTGGTGTTGTTCTACAAGTTACTGAGAAACAGAAGTATTTAGGACTTATTTTTGACTCTACTATGTCTTGGACCCATCATTTTGCTAATGTGTGCTGTAAAATGTCGTACTATCTATGTTTGCTTAGGTCTCATCGACATGTTATTGATAATAGTTTGATGAAGATGTTATTAGAATCCCTGGTATTGTCTCATTTGTCTTACTGTGTAACAGTTTGGGGAGCATCACTGGGAAGCACTCTACTGCAAAGACTTCAGAGGATGCAGAACCGTGCAGTAAGGTTGTGTTATGACCTAAGGAAATATGATCATGTGTCTGGATTCTATCATAGATTGCAATGGTTGCCACTGCCTTATTTTATTCAGTTTAAATCATTGTGTTTAATGTACCACCAGTACCACCAAGTTAAATGTATTCCACTTGAACCACCAATTGTTTTCGGTGGAACTACTTCTTATAGTACAAGGACACCAGTATATTTTGCAAACATACCTATGCTCCGCTTATGCTTTACTCAACGTTTTTTCGTTATAAAACCATTCAATGGTGGAATGCATTACCATCATCTGTAACTGACTGTATTAATTCTCCATTTTATGAGTACGTGGATGTCCTTAAGCAGCACTGTGACTCACTCCTTTGATAACATTAACATGATTGTGTAACTATTTGCATGttttttatgtgtgtgtgtgttgtaagttgtttaccttggttgtctttgtattggttataccttgctttgtttagttttgtgtgtattatttatgtattgtaatgtgtctCTCCgggcaaggaagaatggctgtagccgattgctcggaggttaaatatataaatcaaatcagATATACTATTATCTGAACCTATATATATCAGCGACCATACAAATCAAATATAGGAATTAGGCCCTGGCCGATTATGCTGTCATAtgtataatttaaagcataatgggtaactaaaagcatcaagcataatgctagcataacagggatgatattttaaaatttaatgtgCAATGTGCacacctgaaagaaagcaaattaTCACCGCCAAtatgcatttatttatttattaaggctctACAGCACAAGGtgtgtaggacacctggtcctccagcctgtttaaagttgttacatgaagtgtacattattactgcatttcatagaaACACATAAATAACTTATtcttctaatacagcagtcaggaaacacTAATGTGCttaccgtaattcgctttatttttgtgcaaaaaattttcatgataaatattatcgtgtaaaaatatttttttatgaTATACGcgaatgaatgctctattagagtaattcgatcttatgcaaaaaaaatttgtgtaagaaatttttgtacaagtacttgcatataaaaattattttacaacaaaaaagcaaattacggtatatAAAATGGTCATTTCTTGAGCATAACCTtgattttaaaagcataatttttgagcataataggcttgatttttaaGCACTCCTCAAAAGcctaataggtaaaattttgagcatagtaGGCCTGGTCCTAGCAGAAATCCAAATAGTTTAGATTCTTACCCCCTGCAATGTATTTGTTGTCTGTAATTAAAAAAGTTATTATACGAACACACATTTAGACCGTATTCAATTTAAGCAGTGTAAATAATATACAGATAGGTCACTCTCATGATGCTTTCCTATGTTAAGTTTAAATTTTATGTGCAAGGTCCAAACATTGGCAAATCAAACAAAGAAAACTTTAGTAGAAATTTTTACAGTTGCAAACTACAAAACACAAACAATTGTCTTGGCTACGATGATTAAACAGAAAATTAGAATCCAGAAAGTTTAACTAGTTGAAATGTGTTCATATGAGAACAGTGGAACCAAATCGCAATTTCGACCTTGCAGTCTTACCCATATACCTGTTATGCACTGGGTATATACCCATTGTATATAGCACATTAATCTAGCCCTAAATTTATGTGGTAAATCATCATGTAGTGTAAGTATTGGTAAAGCAAACAAGTAAACCTTTTTGTACATATGCATATTTCAAGCTTGTGCATGGGACATGGATGGAAGAAAAATTAGTAGTAGTGACATGTTTTTATAACAGAGTAAGCTATACAGTTTCTGTACAAATTAAACTATAGTGGCAAAAGCTTTAATTTGACATCAATTTTGGATCACACAAACATGAAATATAGAGACAAAATTTACAGTTTGTAATGTTAAATtgcctgtaaaggtcaccaaattCCTAAATTTGTTTTTATAACATTTATGACTACTGAACATTTGCATACAACATCAAacgaaagaatggcaccaggcatgccataaaattaattttgtgtctgaacGTGTGCCCCAACAATCAGTTACTGAAacgtgcagtggccattacacttcgtcttcagctatgttccacccattgaacagcgttacaaatgcaatcaattcagtcactgtGGAAACTATGGGCAATAAGCATGTTAGGGAAGCTGTATCATGCtatcatgaatcaacacctggtgttgtcagcaaaaagaactgagACACAAGTGAGGACAAAGGGGAGTCcggtccatgatgtgtgtattgtatgtactgcagtctGTGAAAAGGCATATCTCTGGACAAACTTGCACTTTGCACAAACTGCTAGCTAAGCTGCAAAGACATTGTTGGgcaacacagcaaaaatagtgttccaatactacctatactAACCCCATCTTtagtcagtattgaaacaactGTTTCAAAAAACTCCGGTCCCTATACCAAGGCAAAACAGACCTCACATCTATAACTAACTTCAGTGTTATTCACTGTTGAGACCTATGGTCTGTTATTGTTTGAGCTTAGGTAAAacttttggactattagttccaacaccacaacatagatggaacagtatttgtatataaattatgctgtgtaagaaagcccaaaccttcatgacccCTAACACACAGTACAACgcacagtactattgtactgtacgatACTGTACATATAAGTTACCATTATATGTAATATGAAATAAAATCTGATTGGAAAAAAATGTCATGTTTTGTCACATGTCTCTACACATTGTATACAACTAATGacagctgtatatatatatatactttcaCAAAACAGTTTGGCGAATTAAAGGACATTTTATCAAATTTTCCAATTTTTATATGCATTGCAAAAGTTTTCTACTATATGGCACAGTATATCTTATATACCACATGCATGTACTGCTCAAGATAACTATAACTCAATTTTTGTGTTGCTCAACTGCTTGCAAAAGTTTCATCCTTAAAAATAACGATCCGCTCTATACtataaagtacacaaaaaaaattggaattttcaactagagtagggaccatagcacatcgatgaaaagtactgaaacaagttagagtagtccatgatattaaatcacagtaaaacaataagaagtgttctatccctactgtgctcaagataccataatggaaatgcacagtagggatataacacttcttattgttttactgtgatttaatatcatggactactctaacttgtttcagtactttttatcgatgtgctatggtccctactctagttgaaaattctaagtTTTTcgtgtacttatttgttaactttttttgtaaataattttattatgactggtgaacccacacataccgcatctgaaatggcgccatgcgccccagctatatcaattaacatctgaaaagtgaagtatccattacgcttggttgtcagctatgctcaacccattacacagcaatacgaatcaagaactgtttgtaaagcacctctgcaatcaaaatagccactatggaaaatacggacgatttccgtttcgaaaaaatccatcacgtgctcgcgacaaatcgacacctttccctgtcagaaAGGatgtgaatgggacacaaaggacactggtaagtccatgaagaatgcattgtacgtactgcggtatgtcaaaaggcacctgtcgggccgaagcgacgtcgaacagtgaaaaatcaagcctgtagccttagctgttatcgagttacgcttgtctgaaggaatcagtcagtcagttacgtacttacacaagtacacaaaaatttttggaattttcaactagagtagggaccatagcacattgataaaaagtactgaaacaagttggagtagtccatgatataaatcactgtaaaacaataagaagtgttatatctctactgtgcatttccgttatggtatcttgagcacagtagggatataacactccttattgttttacagtgatttaatatcatggacttgagcacagtagggatataacactccttattgttttacagtgatttaatatcatggactactccaacttgtttcagtactttttatcgatgtgctatggtccctactctagttaaaaattccaaattttttcgtgtacttgtttgttaacttattttgtaaataattttattatgactggtgaacccacgcataccacacttgaaaaggcaccgcgcaccccagctatatcaattatcatctgaaaagtgaagtatccattatgcttcattgtcagctatgttcaacccattacacagcactgacttcaaatcaagaactgttcgaaaagcacctctacaatccacgcatactaaaagaaagaaatcgtgctgcacaccccaatcatattaattatcggaagtatccgttacgctttgctgtaggctatgttcaaccagttacacagcagtacgaatcaagaactgtttgaaaagtacttctgcaatcgaaatagccacgatgaaaaatacggacgatttccgtttcgaagggaagccatcatgtgctcgcaccaaatcgacacctttccctgtcagcaaagatgaatgggacacaaaggaggacactggtaagtccatgaagaatgcattgtacgtactgcggtatgccaaaaggcacctgtcgggccgaagcaacgtcgaacagtgaaaaaatcaagcccgtagccttagccattatcgagttacgcctgtctaaaggcatcagtcagtcagtcagttactcagtcagtagaaaattctgttgaataaatttttttaaaattccgtaacaacttgttgaaagcattttgggtcggtctgaaagcttgtttgggcttagttttacctcaccaatactgcttcatcgtcgtaagggaaaatcgaggctagtttttgggtgatattattttgtgggccacgcctactcctttgtggtccctactatacagttactatcatactgtatgttaattactcagtcagtcagtcagttacttacatacttactcagtcagtcagtagaaaattctgttgaataaaaatttttaaaaattctgtagcaacttgttgaaagtgtttcgggttgatctgaaagcttgtttgggtttaggtttacctcaccaatactgcctcatcgtcgtcagagAAAATGAGGCTAGTTttttggtgatgttattttgtgggccacgcctactcttttgcggtccctactatacagtactatcgtattgTATGATAAAAGGTAACTTGTGTGAAAATGAGTGACACTTGATAATAAAACTGTGAAAATCTAGATATTTGTTTATCTACTAATTTAAAATTAAATACCTTgaaaatatgtatgtacacatggtGCTTACAATACACAAGTCAACATTACAGTTTCATAGTGTACAATACTGAACACTCTGGATATATGTCCAAAATTACATGTGAAAAAACTATTAGTGAAAAACTTTGCAATGTCCTGTTTACTTGTTAGTGCTTAGAATGTGACTTGCTAAAATGTTTTGGCTTACTGTATGGCTTTAAATGAGTTGGATGCCTTGACTTCAAATACTGCTTTCTACTGACAGGTTGCGCAATGTTGGTAGGTATGTTTGCTTTGTTACGATCCTTCTGCAGTATAAAATGGTCTGACCATGGCCAGAAATCTTGTGAAACTGTATAGGGCAGTATATAATCTACTATACAATCGTTCAAGGAAAACAATGGCATTCTTTGGCTTTTGCATTGGTGAAAATGAGTATGTGAACTTTGTAACTTAGAAGATATTGTCAAAAGATGACCAATTTGTTTCCTAACCTTCAATTTTACTTCATACCTAAAATCATAATCTGAAATAACAAGGCTTTTTAAGGAACAGTTTTCCTTGATACAACTACTGATTGCTACtactccatcatcagatattcTGTTACATGAAATATCAAGTGTTTGTATTACTGTATTAACTTTGATGGCTTCACCAATCTTTATTGATCCAATACCAGTTATATTATTAGCACTTAGATTAACACTTTTCAATGCTTTGTTATATTTGAGACAATCACTGATTGCTATAGCTCCATCATCTGCTATGTTGTTGCCTGATATATCCAGTGATAGTAATGTTGTATTTGATTTAAGTACTTCACCAAAATTGGTGGCACCGACACAAGTTATAAGATTGTCTGCTATGCTAAGATCTTGAATGGTATTGTTGCATTTGAGATactcactgatagctatagctccGTCATCTGATATGTTGTTGCCTGATATATCCAGTGATAGTAACGTTGTATTTGATTTAATTATTTCACCAACATTAGTGGCACCAACACTAGTTATGTTATTGTTTGCTATGTTGAGATCTTGAAGGGTATTGTTGCATTTGAGATactcactgatagctatagctccaACATCTGAAATGTTGTTGTCTGATATGTCCAATACTTGTAGCATTGAGTTTAGTTTAATAGCTTCACTGATATTTGTTGCACCAATACTAGTTATGTTATTTTTGGACAAGTTTAGACTTTCTAAAGTATTGTTGGTTTTAAGACACTCACTGATAGCTGTAGCTCCATCATTAGATAAGTTGTTGTCTGAAATGTCCAATACTTGTAGTATTGAGTTTAGTTTAATAGCTTCACTGATATTTGTTGCACCAATACTAGTTATGTTAATTTTGGACAAGTTTAGACTTTCTAAAGTATTGTTGGTTTTAAGACACTCACTGATAGCTGTAGCTCCATCATTAGATATGTTGTTGTCTGAAATGTCCAATACTTGTAGCATTGAGTTTAGTTTAATAGCTTCACTGATATTTGTTGCACCAATACTAGTTATGTTAATTTTGGACAAGTTTAGACTTTCTAAAGTATTGTTGGTTTTAAGACactcactgatagctatagctccatAATCAGATATGTTGTTGTGTGAAATGTCCAATAATTGCAGTGTTGAGTTTAGTTTAATAGCTTCACTGATATTTGTTGCACCCATACTAGTTATGGTATTGTTGGACAAGTTTAGATTTTCTAATGTATTGTTGGTTTTAAGACTCTCACTGATAGCTATAGttccatcatcagatatgttgTTGTGTGATAGGCTCAGTATTAGTAACGTTCTGTTCAATTGAATTCCTTCACTAATTCTTGTTGCACCAACACCTGTTACACTATTGTGTGACATGTTGAGATTTTGaagtgtattggtgtgtttgAGATACTCGctgatagctatagctccatcatcagatatgttgTTCCTTGAAACATCAAAGTTTTGTATTCTGGTGTTGTTCTGCATGAAAGCTACAAAAAGAATTATTTCATGATCACCTAGATGTTTGCCACATATATTGTATGAGTGGGAACTAAAATCAAAGTTAATGTAATAGTGATAGTGATACCCTTTTATATAAGAAATAATGAGATTTTGCAATGTCGTGTTCATTTTGAGACACTTACTGATCTCAGTAACTCCAAATTCACTGATGTTGTTGTGTGATATGTTGAGCTTATGCACCTCTGGACTAGACAAATCTACTTCTTCTAATTCTGTACTATATTCTGACAAGTCCGTACTCAGAGGCGTTTTATTTGTAACAGCATTGAtgatagctatagctccatcatcagatatgttgTTGTGTGAAATGTCCAATATTTGTAGTGTTGAGTTTAGTGTAATAGCTGCACTGATATTTGTTGCACCAATACTAGTTATGTTATTTTTGGACAAGTTTAGATTTTCTAAAGTATTAAGACactcactgatagctatagctccatcatcagatatgcTGTTGTGTGAAATGTCCAGCGTTTGTAATATCATGCTTGATTTAATGACTTCACTAATCCTCTTGGCACCAACACTAGTTATGTTATTTTCAGCCAGATTAAgactttgtaatgtgttgttggtTTTAAGATAGTTactgatagctatagctccatcatcagatatgttgTTGTGTGAAATGTCCAGTGTTTGTAGTGTTGAGTTTAGTGTAATAGCTTTACTGATATTTGTTGCACCAATACTAGTTATGTTATTTTTGGACAAGTTTAGATTTTCTAAAGTATTAAGACactcactgatagctatagctccatcatcagatatgttgTTGTCTGAAATGTCCAATACTTGTAGTATTGAGTTTAGTTTAATAGCTTTACTGATATTTGTTGCACCAATACTAGTTATGTTATTTTTGGACAAATTAAGAATTAGTAATGTGTTGTTGATTTTAAGATACTCACTGATAGCTgtagctccatcatcagataacTTGTTGTCTGCAACATCAAGATATTGTATTGTGTTGTTCTGTAGGAAAACTAAAATAAGAATTATTCCAGCATCAGCAAACTGTTTACTGCACATTTTGTATGAGTGGGAACTAGTGTCAAGGTTAAGAAAACATTCATTTTGTtcatacaatgaatatttttgCAAAGTCACTCCCCAAGAAATTGTGAGTTCTTGCAATGTTGTGTTCATCTTGAGACATTTACTGACTTCTGTTACATCACTGATGTTGTTGTATGATATGTTGAGCTTTTGTAGTGAATTTGACATATTCACTTCATCCAGTTTATTCTTTATAGTTTCTGATATGTCAATATTCAAAGAAGTTTTGCTTGTAACAGCCTTGATGATAGCTAcagctccatcatcagatatgttgTTGTGTGATATGTTCAGTGCTAGTAACGTTGTGTTCAATTTAATTCCTTCACTAATTCTTGTTGCACCAACACCTGTTATACTATTGTGTGACATGTTGAGATTTTGaagtgtattggtgtgtttgAGATACTCGCTGATAGCTATAGttccatcatcagatatgttgTTGTGTGATATGTTCAGCATTAGTAATATTGTATTCAATTTAATTCCTTCACTAATTCTTGTTGCACCAACACTATTGTGTGACATTTTGAGATTTTGaagtgtattggtgtgtttgagatactcagtgatagctatagctccatcatcagatatgttgCTGTTCGAAATGTCCAGTATTTGCAAATTTGTGGTGGTTACACTTTCAGTACCATCTACAGTATTTTCAGACAGGCTAAAATGTTGAAATGCACTATCACTTttgtaaaagtcaccaaagggTTTACTTCCATTGTCACATATGCTGTTCAAAAAATTAAATTTATGCAGACAGGTATTGTTTTGCAAAAATGCTGCTATATAAATTGCTCCAGTTCTACTCATGTTTTGATTGCACACATTATATGACTGAACTGTAGCATCCAGAATTGCATAAGTATTGTTGCATGATATTTTAAAGCTGTTCAGTGATC
This genomic interval carries:
- the LOC136255938 gene encoding protein NLRC5-like, which codes for MSHNSVGATRISEGIKLNTILLMLNISHNNISDDGTIAISEYLKHTNTLQNLNMSHNSITGVGATRISEGIKLNTTLLALNISHNNISDDGAVAIIKAVTSKTSLNIDISETIKNKLDEVNMSNSLQKLNISYNNISDVTEVSKCLKMNTTLQELTISWGVTLQKYSLYEQNECFLNLDTSSHSYKMCSKQFADAGIILILVFLQNNTIQYLDVADNKLSDDGATAISEYLKINNTLLILNLSKNNITSIGATNISKAIKLNSILQVLDISDNNISDDGAIAISECLNTLENLNLSKNNITSIGATNISKAITLNSTLQTLDISHNNISDDGAIAISNYLKTNNTLQSLNLAENNITSVGAKRISEVIKSSMILQTLDISHNSISDDGAIAISECLNTLENLNLSKNNITSIGATNISAAITLNSTLQILDISHNNISDDGAIAIINAVTNKTPLSTDLSEYSTELEEVDLSSPEVHKLNISHNNISEFGVTEISKCLKMNTTLQNLIISYIKGYHYHYYINFDFSSHSYNICGKHLGDHEIILFVAFMQNNTRIQNFDVSRNNISDDGAIAISEYLKHTNTLQNLNMSHNSVTGVGATRISEGIQLNRTLLILSLSHNNISDDGTIAISESLKTNNTLENLNLSNNTITSMGATNISEAIKLNSTLQLLDISHNNISDYGAIAISECLKTNNTLESLNLSKINITSIGATNISEAIKLNSMLQVLDISDNNISNDGATAISECLKTNNTLESLNLSKINITSIGATNISEAIKLNSILQVLDISDNNLSNDGATAISECLKTNNTLESLNLSKNNITSIGATNISEAIKLNSMLQVLDISDNNISDVGAIAISEYLKCNNTLQDLNIANNNITSVGATNVGEIIKSNTTLLSLDISGNNISDDGAIAISEYLKCNNTIQDLSIADNLITCVGATNFGEVLKSNTTLLSLDISGNNIADDGAIAISDCLKYNKALKSVNLSANNITGIGSIKIGEAIKVNTVIQTLDISCNRISDDGVVAISSCIKENCSLKSLVISDYDFRYEVKLKVRKQIGHLLTISSKLQSSHTHFHQCKSQRMPLFSLNDCIVDYILPYTVSQDFWPWSDHFILQKDRNKANIPTNIAQPVSRKQYLKSRHPTHLKPYSKPKHFSKSHSKH